The Chryseobacterium aureum genome contains a region encoding:
- a CDS encoding HIT family protein, which translates to MSTIFTKIINGEIPSYKIAEDENFIAFLDAMPLVKGHTLVVPKKEVDLIFDLESEEYKNLWGFAQEVARKIKTAIPCVRVGVAVVGLEVPHAHIHLIPLNKIEDLNFRNERLQLTNEEYTEIQHSIINS; encoded by the coding sequence ATGAGCACTATATTCACAAAAATCATCAATGGTGAGATTCCTTCTTATAAAATTGCAGAAGACGAAAACTTTATTGCGTTCCTGGATGCAATGCCTTTGGTGAAAGGACATACTTTAGTCGTCCCTAAAAAAGAAGTGGATTTGATTTTTGATCTTGAAAGTGAAGAATACAAAAACCTGTGGGGATTTGCCCAGGAGGTAGCCAGGAAGATCAAAACTGCAATTCCATGTGTAAGAGTGGGAGTAGCGGTGGTAGGACTTGAAGTTCCTCATGCCCACATCCATCTTATTCCTTTAAACAAGATAGAAGACCTGAATTTCAGAAATGAAAGATTACAACTAACAAACGAAGAATATACTGAGATTCAACACTCAATTATTAATTCTTAA
- the clpX gene encoding ATP-dependent Clp protease ATP-binding subunit ClpX — MNSNQCSFCGRKRNEVQMLISGQNGFICENCIEQAHAIVKDGASKTGYSPADSMEELKKPKEIKEFLDQYVIGQDQAKKQLSIAVYNHYKRLLHAQDENREVELEKSNIIMIGETGTGKTLLAKTIARELNVPFCIVDATILTEAGYVGEDVESILSRLLMVADYDVEKAEKGIVFIDEIDKIARKSDNPSITRDVSGEGVQQGLLKLLEGSIVNVPPQGGRKHPDQKYIQVNTQNILFIAGGAFDGIKEIIERRMNKQAIGFSSEKINKTDEDEYILTNINAIDLRTFGLIPELLGRFPIITYLDKLTKETLVRIMKEPKNSIVNQFVELFKMDGTDLVITDGAIERIVEETIEKGLGARGLRGTTEKVLEDYMFSIGEDKEIILTEDNVLINR, encoded by the coding sequence ATGAATTCTAACCAATGTTCTTTCTGCGGCAGAAAAAGAAATGAAGTACAGATGCTGATTTCTGGCCAGAACGGTTTTATTTGTGAAAATTGTATAGAGCAGGCACATGCTATTGTAAAAGACGGAGCATCCAAAACAGGATATTCACCGGCAGACAGCATGGAAGAGCTTAAAAAGCCAAAAGAGATCAAAGAATTTCTCGATCAGTACGTGATTGGGCAGGATCAGGCAAAAAAACAGCTTTCAATTGCTGTATATAATCATTATAAGAGATTACTCCACGCTCAGGACGAAAACAGAGAAGTGGAGCTTGAAAAGTCGAACATTATCATGATAGGAGAAACAGGAACAGGTAAAACCCTCCTGGCAAAAACCATCGCAAGAGAGCTGAATGTTCCTTTCTGTATTGTGGATGCTACTATTTTAACAGAAGCTGGATATGTGGGAGAAGATGTGGAAAGTATCCTGTCCAGATTACTGATGGTGGCAGATTATGATGTGGAAAAAGCCGAAAAAGGAATTGTTTTTATTGATGAAATTGATAAAATTGCAAGAAAATCAGATAATCCGAGTATTACAAGGGATGTTTCCGGAGAAGGCGTACAGCAGGGCCTGCTGAAACTTTTGGAGGGAAGCATCGTCAATGTTCCGCCACAGGGAGGAAGAAAACATCCTGATCAGAAGTATATTCAGGTAAATACTCAGAATATATTATTCATTGCCGGTGGAGCTTTTGACGGGATCAAAGAAATTATCGAAAGAAGAATGAATAAGCAGGCGATCGGTTTCAGTTCCGAAAAAATCAACAAAACAGACGAAGACGAGTATATATTAACAAATATTAATGCAATAGATCTTCGTACTTTCGGACTGATTCCGGAACTTTTAGGAAGATTCCCTATCATCACTTACCTTGATAAACTCACAAAAGAGACGCTGGTAAGAATTATGAAAGAACCCAAAAATTCTATTGTGAATCAATTTGTGGAACTTTTCAAGATGGATGGCACAGATTTGGTAATAACGGACGGAGCAATTGAGAGGATTGTAGAGGAAACTATTGAGAAAGGATTAGGTGCAAGAGGGCTCCGGGGTACAACCGAAAAAGTTCTAGAAGACTATATGTTTTCAATAGGAGAGGACAAAGAGATCATCTTAACTGAAGATAATGTTTTGATTAATAGATAA